The Erythrobacter sp. SDW2 region ATCATCCTGCTGATCTTCGCGTTGTTCGGGCAGCAATTGCTGGCCGCGCTGCATATCGAGCTCGACAGCTTCCGCATTGCCGGCGGGCTGATGCTGTTCTTCATCGCCTTCGACATGGTGTTCGAAAAGCGCACCCAGCGCCGCGAGGAACGCGCCGAGAAGATCGCCGCCACGCCGGAGATCGAAGACGTCTCGGTCTTCCCCATGGCCATGCCGATGCTGGCAGGTCCCGGAGCGATCGCGGCGATCATGCTGCTGATGAACGAGGCGCCTCACTGGAACGGGCGGCTGGTGGTGCTCGGTGCTCTGGGCGCGGTGCTACTGATCACCGCCGCGGCGCTGGTTGCCGCCGGCCCGCTGATCCGTGTGCTGGGCGACCGGGTCGAGGCGGTCATCACTCGCCTTCTCGGCGTGTTGCTCGCAGCACTGGCCGCGCAATATGTGATCGACGGGCTCAAGAACAGCTTCGGGATTTAGGGGCTGGAAACGGTCGCAATGCGACCGCAAGGCCGACCGGCCGCCCGGAGGGGTGGCCCCGCAGGGGTCGGGCCCCCGGAGGACAGCCAAGCCGACGGAGGTCGGCGCCGGCGCTTGAGGCTATTGAAGAGTCACCCGATCATCGTCGCCATCGCGGCGGCCGAAGAAGTACATTAGCTGGATCAGCAGTTCGCAGCGCGCGGCAAGGTCGGGCGCTTCGAGTAGCGCCTGCTTGCTGGCCTGGTCGAACGGGGCGATCTGGCTGACGCCGTTGATCAGGGTCTGGTCGTCGAGGTTCTGGACCGAATCCCAGTCCACCGCATAACCCTGCGCATCGGCGAAGCGGCGCGCCTCGTGCTCGAACCCGGCGCGCTCGATGTGGCTCAGCACCTGGTCGCCGTCTTCGGGGATCAGTTCGGCCTCGATCTGGCGGAACGGGGTCTGGACATCGAGTTCGCGCAGCAGGCGGAAACGGCTCTCGCCTTCGAGGATGAGGTTGTAGCGCCCGTCATCGAGCGCCTCGATCTCGTCGATCCTGCCGACACAGCCCACCGTATAGAGCGGCGCGCCTTCGACCGCTTCCTGCGGCTGGATCATCGCGATCCGCCGGTCGCGTGCCAGGGCATCGCCGACCAGCGAGCGGTAGCGCGGCTCGAAGATATGCAGCGGCAGGTGCAGCCCTGGAAACAGGATCGCGCCGGAAAGGGGGAATATGGAGAGGCGCATGCTGCGCGTCCTTACCCGAACAGAATCTTGGACAGGCGGCGGCGGGTTGCGACCACCCACGGGTCTTCCAGCCCGACGGCTTCGAAGATCTGCAGCAGCTTGGTCCGTGCCGCGCCCTCGTTCCATTCGCGGTCGACTTCGAACATCGCAAGAAGTTCGTCGGCTGCGGTATCACGATCACCTGCGGCGAAAGCGGCCTCGGCATAGGCAAAGCGCGCGTCCATATCGCCGCCCGCAGCCTTGTCGCGCAGCGCCGCCAGCTCACTGTCGTCGACCTTGTTGGCCGCCAGCTCCAGCGCAGCCTTGACCCGCTCGATGGCCGGGTCCTTCGCCACATCCTCCGGCATGTCGGCCAGCATGGCTTGCGCTTCCTCGCTGTGACCCATGGCGATCAGTGCGCGCAGATTGCCCGACATCGCCGCGGCATTGGTCGGCGCGAATTCGATCACCTGCTGGAAGATGCCCGCCGCACGCTCGTTGTCGCCGCCGGCCAGCACTTCTTCGCCCATGGCAACGAACTGCTCGATTTCTTCGGGCGAGGGGCCTTGCGTTGCGCCCTCGGTGCCTTCGGCTCCCGGCTGGATTGGCAGCTGGGCGAGGATCTGGTCGAGCATCTGCTTGAGCTGCGATTCGGTCCGGGCGTTGGTCAGATCGGCCACCGGCTGGCCCTGGAACATGGCGTAGACTGTCGGGATCGAGCGGACCTGGAACTGCGCTGCGATGAACTGTTCCTCGTCGACATTGATCTTGGCCAGCACCACGCCCTTGTCGGCATATTCGGCCGCGACCTTTTCCAGTGTCGGGGCCAGCGCCTTGCACGGGCCGCACCATTCGGCCCAGAAATCGAGCACCACCAGCCTGGTCATCGAGGGTTCGACCACATCCTTGCGGAACCGGTCGACGGCCTTCTGTTCTTCGATGCTGAGACCCATGCTGGCCAAGAATCTTCCCCTTTGGTTCGGCGCGCCATCCACTTTGGGCGCGACTCGCTGCCTGCGCAATGTGGGCCTTCAGCCGCATTTGTGAAGGGCGAAGCGGTGGTGTGCGAAGAATCGAATTTTCCCCTTGCCGGGGCGCGAGGTCGCTGCTAACCGCGCGCTTCCCCGGCGATGGAAGGCTTTTAAGCCGCATCGCGGAACGTCAGTGAGCGGGCGTAGCTCAGGGGTAGAGCACAACCTTGCCAAGGTTGGGGTCGGGCGTTCGAATCGCCTCGCCCGCTCCATTTCCAGCAGACAAGACATTCGTCTCCCAGCGATCTCGTTTCATCGAGATTTCGCTTGCGTCGGCGCGAGCGGGGTGCTTTTGCGCCCCCAGGAAATGTAACGGTGTAACATTACGCATCGTACGATGTTCATCCCCCGGCCCACGAGGCAATCAAACAGAATTGAAAGAGATCGCGCCCATGACACGTACCGCCCCGCTTTCCCGCCTTGCGGTGTCCACGCTCGCCTTCGCCACGGCCATCGCCTCGCAACCCGTGCTGGCGCAGGACGCACAGCAGCCCGAAAGTGTCCGTTCGCAGCCGGATGATGACCTGCATACACGCCGGGGCGACGATGGCGAGATGATCGTCGTGACCGCTGCAGGACTGACCCAACTCGACGTGCTGGCGGGCACATCGGTGGTCGAAGGGTTCGAGCTGCAACGCTCGATCGAAGCCAACATCGGCGAAAGCCTGGTCAAGCTGCCCGGCGTCACCGCCAGCGGATTTGCCCCCGGTGCCTCGCGCCCGGTGCTGCGCGGCTTCTCGGGGGATCGTGTCCGTGTGCTGGTCGACGGGCTCGGAGCAATCGACGCGTCCAACACCTCGGTCGACCATGCGGTGACCATTGATCCGCTCACCGCCGAACGGATCGAGGTGCTGCGCGGTCCCGCTGTGCTGCTCTATGGCAGCCAGGCCATCGGCGGGGCGGTCAATGTCATCGACAAGCGGATCCCGCGCCGGATGCCGGAAGAAGACATCCATATCGACGGGCTGGTCCGCGCCGACACCGCGCTCGATGCGCGCGAGGGCGGGCTGTCGGTCGATTTTCCGCTCGGCTCGATGTTCGCCCTCCACGCCAGCGGCTCGTACCGCACCACCAACGACATGGAGATCCCGGATTTCGCTGTCGCGCCTGACTTGCGCGCCGACCTGTTGGCCGATGCCGACGAGGAAGAGGCCGAAGGCGAATTCGACGAGGCGGACGAACTGCGCGAAGCCGCCAACCAGCGCGGCACGGTGCCGGGCACCGCGACAGAGACGTGGACCGCCAATGCCGGGCTGACCTTGTTCGCCGGTGAGAGCAATCTTGGCTTTGCCGTCGGCTGGTACGACAGCTTCTACGGCATTCCGATCCGGCCCGGTGCGGGCCATCACCATGGTGAGGAAGGCGAAGCCGGAGCGGCTGACGAAGAGGGCGAGGAATCGGTCTCGATCGGCCTCAAGCAGTTCCGTGCCGACTTGCGCGGCTCGCTCGATCTGGGCGAAGGCTTTTTCGGCGAACTCGCCACGCGGGCGGGCTTCAGCGATTACACCCACACCGAATTCGAAGGCGATGAAGTCGGCACCGTGTTCGATGTCCAGGGCCTCGAAGCCCGCGCGGAATTGATCCAGAACCGCAAGGGCGGCTGGGGTGGGTCGACCGGAATCCAGTACTATACCCGCGACTTCGACGCCTTCGGGGCAGAAGCCTATGTGCCCAAGAACGTCACCAACCAGTTCTCGGTATTTACCCTGCAGGAATTCGAAACCGGTCCGGTGCAATTCGAGCTAGCCGGTCGGTTCGAGACCAGCGATGTCCGCGCGCCCACGCTCGGTATTACCCGCAGCTTCGATACCCTGTCGGGCGCGATCGGAATCGCCCACGAGACCGAAGATGGCCTGCGCTTCGGCCTCAACGGGAGCCGTGCCGAACGTGCGCCGAGCGCCGAAGAGCTGTTCTCCAACGGCCCGCATATCGCGACCCAGGCGTTTGAAGTCGGCGACGTTACGCTAGGCAAGGAAAGCGCGTGGGGCGTCGAAGCTTTCGTCCGCGGTCGCCTCGGCCCCGCCACGATCAGTGTGGCCGCTTTCAAGAACTGGTTCGATGACTACATCTATCTCAGCGAAACCGGCCTTGAGGAAGACGAGCTGCCGGTGTTCGAATATCTGCAGGCCGATGCCACCTATTGGGGGCTGGAAGGCGAAGTCGAGTTCCCGCTCATCGACACCGGTCCGCTACGCCTCACCGCCGATCTGCGTGGGGAGTATGTGCAGGCCGAACTGGCCGACGGCACGCCGCTGCCGCGCATTCCCCCGCTCAGCCTGATGGGCGCGCTGGAGGCAGACTTCGAAGCCTTCAATGTGCGCGGCGAAGTCGAATGGTTCGACGGTCAGGACAAGACCGCCCCGTTCGAAAGCGCGACCGAGGGCTTTACCCTGGTCAACGCCTCGATCGCCTGGCGGCCCTTGCGCGGCAACAACAACGTCACTCTGCTGCTGAAGGCCGAGAATCTGTTCGACGTCGACGCCCGGCGCCACGCCAGCTTCACCAAGGAATTCGTGCCGCTGACCGGACGCAATATCCAGGCCAGCGCACGCTTCAGCTTCTAGGCGAATGGACTAGTCTTCGACCTCGAAGCTGATCTCCGCATTGGCTTCGAGGCGTTTGACGAGGTCCTCGCCGAGGAACGCACCGGGCGTGCCGACGCCGCCCGCTGCCTTGCAGTCGAGCAAGGCCATGCCGGTCTCGGCCAGCATCCGGCTGGTCGAGCCGTAGCCGGGATCGTACTTGCCCTTGACGCCGAGGCGCAGTTCCTCATCCCCGTGCCCGGTCTTGCCGATGAACAGCACGTCGTAAAAGCCGTCTTCGCGCTGCTGCCTGGTCGGGCCTTCGCCCGGCTTGGGCGGCTTGGCGCCGAAGGGGTTCTTGAGCATTTCGGTCACGGCGTTGGCCGCAGCCTTGCCCGCCTCGCCCGGACTGGTCAGCATCATCTCGTCGTATTTGAAGTTCTCGCCATAGGGGTGGCCGAGCAGGAAATTGGTGCGGTGGACGTTCTTGGTGTTGATCGTCGCCATGATGAAGGGCGCGGCCCATTTGCCGGTGTCTTCGTCGAATTCCGGGATCAGGCCTGTGGGCTGGTTCGGCCCTTCGAAGCCCGGCGTGAGGCCGAACGGGCTGGAGAGGATCGGGATCAGCTTGGGATTCTTGGCGACGGCCTTGACCGTGGCGGTGAGGCTGGCTGCGGTTCCGCCCGAAAAGGTCCCGGCCATGGCACGCACGCGGCCCTTCACGCGGCTGCACGGGCGGCCGAACTTTTCCTGCGAGGCCTTCTGCAGCATCAGCACGCCCAAGTCGAAGGGGATCGAATCGAACCCGCTGGAGAAGCAGATGCGCGCGCCGCTGGTCTTGGCCGCTTCGTGATGCTGGTCGATCTTTTCGCGCATCCAGCCCGGCTCGCCGCACAGGTCGGCATAGTCGGTGCCGGTGGCGACGCAGGCCGCGACCAGCTCGTCGCCATAGAGCTGGTACGGGCCCACTGTGGTCAGCACCACCCTGGTGCGCTTGCACATGGCGGTGAGGCTGTCGGGGTCCGAGGCGTCGGCGACCACCAGCGGGGTGGAGGTGGGCGCACCGATCTCGTCGCGCACTTCCTCCAGCTTGGAAAGACTGCGGCCGGCCATGGCCCACTTCGGCGCGTCCGCACGGTCGCCGTAGTGACGGACGAAATGCTCGGCCACCAGGCGCCCGGTGTAGCCGGTTGCACCATAGACGATGATATCGAATTCGCGGTCAGACATAAGCCATCCTCTCTCCGTCACCCCCGCGAAAGCGGGGGTCCCGCTGTTCTTCAGGGATGCTCTCAAACCAAGCGGGACCCCGGATCAAGTCCGGGGTGACGTGTTTGGTAATGGGTTTTCCCGCAGCGGGAGTCAAAGCGTTCCCATGTCAGAACCGGAATTGCCGGCTGGCAAGGTCGTACATGATCTCTTCCGAGCCGCCGCCGATCGCCATCACCCGCACTTCGCGATAGATCCGCTCGACCCGCCCGCCGCGCATGAAGCTGGCGCCGCCCATGATCTGGCACGCCTCGCGGGCACAATATTCCATCGTGTGGGTCGCCTGCACCTTGAGCAGGGCGAAGTCGCCGGGGAAGGCGCAGCCGGTCTTCACCGTCCAGGCAGCATGGTCGATCATTGCCTGCGTCGCCTGGATCATCTGCAGCATGCGGGCGAGCTTGTGGCGGATCGCCTGCCGCGTCACCAGCGGCCGCCCGAAGGTCTCGCGCTGGCGCGCCCAGTCGAGTGCGTCTTCGTAGCAGAGCCGCGAATAGGCCGCCGCCTGCTGTGCCATGCCGAGCCGCTCGCCGTTGAAATTGCGCATGATCCCGCCGAAGCCCTGGTTCTCGGGACCGATGAGGTTGCCCACCGGCACTTCGACCGCATCGAAGTGGATCGTCGCCGTGTCCGACGCATGCCAGCCCATCTTGGCCAGCGGGGTGCGGGTCACGCCGGGCCGGTCCATTTCGACCAGCAGCAGCGACACCCCGCCCATGCCTTCGCCCCCTGTGCGCACCGCCAGCGTGATGTAGTCGGCGCGCATCCCGCTGGTGATGTATGTCTTCTCGCCGGTAACGACATAATGGTCGCCGCGCCGCTCTGCTTTGGTGCGAAGCTGGGCCACGTCGGACCCACCGCCCGGCTCGGTGATGCCGAGGCAGATGATCTTCTCGCCGCTGAGCACTTGCGGAGCGATCCGCTGCTGCATTTCGGGGCTGCCCATGGCGATGATCGGCGGCAGGCCGATGCCATGGGTCAGCAGCGAGGCGGGGATGCCACCAGCACCCGGCCGGCACATTTCCTCCGACTGGACCAGCGAATGGAAGACGTCGAAGCCGCCCTCTTCGATCGTTCCGCTGCCGCCGAGATGCTCGGGATAGCCGAGGCCGATCACACCTGCCTCGGCGGCCCTGCGGTGCAACTCGCGTGGTAATTCGCCCGCCGCTTCCCATTCGGCGACATGCGGCATGATCTCGCGGGCGACGAAGCTCCGCACGCTCTGGCAAACCGCCTCGTGCGTTTCGTCGTAATGCGGCGAGCGGGCGCGCCATTGGTCGAACAGCGGGGTTTCAGCCATCGATCGCTCCCATGGGTATGCGCGGCAGCACGCCCGACTGGCTCGAGATCGCCAGTAGCCGCCCGTCCTCGGCGTAGTGCCTCGCCGAGCCATGGACCACGCCGCGAGAGTAGGCCGCGAACTCGGTGACCGACAGCACCCAGCCTGGCTCGCAGCCCTGCACGAACCGCAACATAGCATCGAGGCTCGACGATCCCGGCCCGCGCGATCCGGGGTGGGCACCGAGGAAGAAGTCGGAGATGATTGCCAGCCATCCCGCATCCACGGCGAAGCCGGCGCGGCTACGGGTCCAGATCGCCTGCATGCCGCGCGCCGTGTCTTCGGCGGCGATGCGATAGTCCATCTGGTCGAGCAAGCCGCCCGGCGCGACCGGGTAGGTGTGGGCGCGCTCGGCGCTGGCATCCGGGCCGGGCACCTCGGGCATTGCGGCGAACAGCGTCTGTTCAGCTGGCTCGCGCGCGCCCAGCGCCGCACTGGCGCGATGGGTGGGGCGGCCGTTGACGCTGGCATGGGCGGCGTATTGCGCCACTGCCCGCCCGCCGCCGCACTGCTTGCAAGCTATGTCGAGCTGTTCGGCGTGCTGGGTCGGGCTGAGGAATTGCACATGCGCGAATTGCAGCGGCAGTTCGCTGTCCAGTTCCATCGCATCGATCAGCGCGCCGAGCGCGACCCCGCCCATGATATGCGGCGCGCCTTCCGGCCCGACGGTGGCAGCAGGCATCACGGGCAAGAGGTAGCGTCCCTTTCCCTCCCCCGGCACACAGCGCCAGAACGGGATCTTCCAAGTGCTCACTACCCCGGTGCCTAAAGCCTGGGGAGCGTAACGCCGCGCTGACCCATGTACTTGCCCGCGCGGTCGGCATAGGTGACTTCGGGCCGTTCGTTGCCTTGCAGGAACAGGAACTGGCACGCGCCTTCGTTGGCGTAGATCTTGGCCGGTAGCGGCGTGGTGTTGCTGAACTCCAGCGTCACATGGCCTTCCCAGCCCGGCTCGAGCGGGGTGACATTGACGATGATCCCGCAGCGGGCATAGGTGCTCTTGCCCAGACAGATTACCAGTACATCCTCGGGGATGCGGAAGTATTCCACCGTCCGCGCCAGCGCGAAGCTGTTGGGGGGGATGATGCAGACATCGGTCTCGCGGTCGACGAAGCTGTTGCTGGCGAAATCCTTGGGATCGACCACCGCGCTGTCGACATTGGTGAAGAT contains the following coding sequences:
- a CDS encoding LON peptidase substrate-binding domain-containing protein, which encodes MRLSIFPLSGAILFPGLHLPLHIFEPRYRSLVGDALARDRRIAMIQPQEAVEGAPLYTVGCVGRIDEIEALDDGRYNLILEGESRFRLLRELDVQTPFRQIEAELIPEDGDQVLSHIERAGFEHEARRFADAQGYAVDWDSVQNLDDQTLINGVSQIAPFDQASKQALLEAPDLAARCELLIQLMYFFGRRDGDDDRVTLQ
- a CDS encoding acyl-CoA thioesterase II; protein product: MSTWKIPFWRCVPGEGKGRYLLPVMPAATVGPEGAPHIMGGVALGALIDAMELDSELPLQFAHVQFLSPTQHAEQLDIACKQCGGGRAVAQYAAHASVNGRPTHRASAALGAREPAEQTLFAAMPEVPGPDASAERAHTYPVAPGGLLDQMDYRIAAEDTARGMQAIWTRSRAGFAVDAGWLAIISDFFLGAHPGSRGPGSSSLDAMLRFVQGCEPGWVLSVTEFAAYSRGVVHGSARHYAEDGRLLAISSQSGVLPRIPMGAIDG
- a CDS encoding TonB-dependent receptor: MTRTAPLSRLAVSTLAFATAIASQPVLAQDAQQPESVRSQPDDDLHTRRGDDGEMIVVTAAGLTQLDVLAGTSVVEGFELQRSIEANIGESLVKLPGVTASGFAPGASRPVLRGFSGDRVRVLVDGLGAIDASNTSVDHAVTIDPLTAERIEVLRGPAVLLYGSQAIGGAVNVIDKRIPRRMPEEDIHIDGLVRADTALDAREGGLSVDFPLGSMFALHASGSYRTTNDMEIPDFAVAPDLRADLLADADEEEAEGEFDEADELREAANQRGTVPGTATETWTANAGLTLFAGESNLGFAVGWYDSFYGIPIRPGAGHHHGEEGEAGAADEEGEESVSIGLKQFRADLRGSLDLGEGFFGELATRAGFSDYTHTEFEGDEVGTVFDVQGLEARAELIQNRKGGWGGSTGIQYYTRDFDAFGAEAYVPKNVTNQFSVFTLQEFETGPVQFELAGRFETSDVRAPTLGITRSFDTLSGAIGIAHETEDGLRFGLNGSRAERAPSAEELFSNGPHIATQAFEVGDVTLGKESAWGVEAFVRGRLGPATISVAAFKNWFDDYIYLSETGLEEDELPVFEYLQADATYWGLEGEVEFPLIDTGPLRLTADLRGEYVQAELADGTPLPRIPPLSLMGALEADFEAFNVRGEVEWFDGQDKTAPFESATEGFTLVNASIAWRPLRGNNNVTLLLKAENLFDVDARRHASFTKEFVPLTGRNIQASARFSF
- the dcd gene encoding dCTP deaminase → MAILSDKWIRDKALNEGMIEPFVEAQRREGCISYGLSSFGYDARVAPEFKIFTNVDSAVVDPKDFASNSFVDRETDVCIIPPNSFALARTVEYFRIPEDVLVICLGKSTYARCGIIVNVTPLEPGWEGHVTLEFSNTTPLPAKIYANEGACQFLFLQGNERPEVTYADRAGKYMGQRGVTLPRL
- a CDS encoding acyl-CoA dehydrogenase family protein, translated to MAETPLFDQWRARSPHYDETHEAVCQSVRSFVAREIMPHVAEWEAAGELPRELHRRAAEAGVIGLGYPEHLGGSGTIEEGGFDVFHSLVQSEEMCRPGAGGIPASLLTHGIGLPPIIAMGSPEMQQRIAPQVLSGEKIICLGITEPGGGSDVAQLRTKAERRGDHYVVTGEKTYITSGMRADYITLAVRTGGEGMGGVSLLLVEMDRPGVTRTPLAKMGWHASDTATIHFDAVEVPVGNLIGPENQGFGGIMRNFNGERLGMAQQAAAYSRLCYEDALDWARQRETFGRPLVTRQAIRHKLARMLQMIQATQAMIDHAAWTVKTGCAFPGDFALLKVQATHTMEYCAREACQIMGGASFMRGGRVERIYREVRVMAIGGGSEEIMYDLASRQFRF
- a CDS encoding tetratricopeptide repeat protein, whose amino-acid sequence is MGLSIEEQKAVDRFRKDVVEPSMTRLVVLDFWAEWCGPCKALAPTLEKVAAEYADKGVVLAKINVDEEQFIAAQFQVRSIPTVYAMFQGQPVADLTNARTESQLKQMLDQILAQLPIQPGAEGTEGATQGPSPEEIEQFVAMGEEVLAGGDNERAAGIFQQVIEFAPTNAAAMSGNLRALIAMGHSEEAQAMLADMPEDVAKDPAIERVKAALELAANKVDDSELAALRDKAAGGDMDARFAYAEAAFAAGDRDTAADELLAMFEVDREWNEGAARTKLLQIFEAVGLEDPWVVATRRRLSKILFG
- a CDS encoding MarC family protein; protein product: MTELFISAFITLFVVIDPPGCAPIYAGLTKGASPAQARSMALRATVIASIILLIFALFGQQLLAALHIELDSFRIAGGLMLFFIAFDMVFEKRTQRREERAEKIAATPEIEDVSVFPMAMPMLAGPGAIAAIMLLMNEAPHWNGRLVVLGALGAVLLITAAALVAAGPLIRVLGDRVEAVITRLLGVLLAALAAQYVIDGLKNSFGI
- a CDS encoding trans-acting enoyl reductase family protein; the encoded protein is MSDREFDIIVYGATGYTGRLVAEHFVRHYGDRADAPKWAMAGRSLSKLEEVRDEIGAPTSTPLVVADASDPDSLTAMCKRTRVVLTTVGPYQLYGDELVAACVATGTDYADLCGEPGWMREKIDQHHEAAKTSGARICFSSGFDSIPFDLGVLMLQKASQEKFGRPCSRVKGRVRAMAGTFSGGTAASLTATVKAVAKNPKLIPILSSPFGLTPGFEGPNQPTGLIPEFDEDTGKWAAPFIMATINTKNVHRTNFLLGHPYGENFKYDEMMLTSPGEAGKAAANAVTEMLKNPFGAKPPKPGEGPTRQQREDGFYDVLFIGKTGHGDEELRLGVKGKYDPGYGSTSRMLAETGMALLDCKAAGGVGTPGAFLGEDLVKRLEANAEISFEVED